A segment of the Brienomyrus brachyistius isolate T26 chromosome 13, BBRACH_0.4, whole genome shotgun sequence genome:
GCTCCAGACTTCTGAATAATATCTGTAATGAAGACCAGTTCAGCTGACGTGGCTGCCTCGATTTATCCATCGCATTGCCTGGATGCATTCGCCTCTGTAGTCTCATATGAAGTGGGTAAGTGATGTGCTCTTTACACTGCTCCGTTAGGGGCCGAGGACAAGAAGATGAACTCTGAGTTGGAGCAACAGTACCAGCAGGGTTTGGATGGGAAGCTGTCCGGCAGAAACAGGAGACACTGTGGCCTGGGATTCAGCGAGGTACGGGGAGGGTAGTGCTCTTGGGACTCGGGGACCATTCAGCCGAGCGGCTCAGTCCTGGCCTGGTGCTTAGCCAGCCCCACGTTTTCCCTTAAGATGGCTAAAATACCCGTGACCTGGGGTTTCTGGGTAATTTTACAACAAAGGGCCTTTTCacagtatttgtttttttttttttctccctgtgaatttatataatatttttttcctcGTCTGCTTCATGTCCGACTCGGAGCATTCTGCGAGCCGCAGACCTCGCCTTCTCCTCCTGAGCGTTTATTGTCAAGACTCATTTTAAATATGAGCTCCAGGACCCTGTGCTGTACTAACGTTCCCGCACACCTGTGATCTCGCTGCCGGCTTTTCACAACTGAATTACCTGGAATTGAATTGTCTCAGCAGAGGAACACAAATGTCCTTATGAGTCATGTTCTGGCGATTTTTGGAGGTAGAAGAAAAATCTTTGACTGAATTAATTCTGACGTTTCATCGCCTTGCGGTGACCAGAACTGCTCAGTCCAGTTATTCAGGAGAGCCAAAAATCATTAAACAAAATTTAATTTCCTTTGTGGAAATGAACAGACTTTCCAAATGTTCGTCCTGTAGGTGTGTTGTCATATACATCCATCTATTAAAAGGGGGCTATTATGGTTATCCCTGAATGAGCTTAGCTGTTGTACTAAGTGTAGACCCCTGTCTTTTCCAGAGTTACTTGCCAATGTTCCTTACTCCACAGGGCTCAGCTTAGATCCAAAATGACTGTGTTCCTCAGCAGCACTCTGTATAAGAATTCTTGGGTTTGGATACTTGCATGTGGTGatcagtcctggggggggggggggggggggggaagagaccAAAAGCATGGATGTAGACCGTCAGGATGTAGACCGTCAGGATGTAGACCGTCAGGACGACCGATAGCTACTGACGCCAGCTCTGTGTCTCCTTCGACTCTGTGACTTACAGTCCAGCTCGCCGGCAGAGATCACAGAAGGCGAACAGGGGACAGACAGCACAGAGGCCACGGACAGCCAAGAAGCGAAAGAGGAGGAACCGTCGACAGAGTCAAAGGCTGGCGATCAGGAGCAGAGTGAGGACTGTACAGATGGCAGAAAAGAGGAACAGAAGCGTGTTTTCAAAATGGCATTCGTGAAGTCCTCTTAACTCAGGGACAGAGGTGGGGAGGTGGGTTTAATCACTCCACTCATTTTGTATATTTCTTTCGTCCGGACAGTTTCACCAAATGATTTGGCCGAGTCTTCgctgttttttccccccttttttttcatttaaagtaaaatacaCAGCTTGGTTGTTCTTCTTCCAATAAAGAGTAAAGCTTGCCTGTACTTTGGAAAGCAACTTCCCTTTTTCCAAACTATTGTGGCCTGGATCTCAAAAAGGGGAAAACTGCTTAATagttttttaaaactttttttttgtaacttatTTTTAAGCCTTTCTCTGAAAAGAAGTGAGGAATATTTTGTAATGGATTAATGTGCTTGGTATCCATTGCATTTAACGGAACAGGGTGGAATTAGCATAATATGCCTTTTAAATTCTCTTTGAAGTCCAGAGTGGAGAATAACAAATGTATGAAGCACCAGCTGAATatcaataaaaatggaaaaccaCAGCTCTCTGTGGGAATCTTTGGTGGATTTCTACAGGGGGCGGACCAACCCTCATTTATTGCAAAATGAGCAGGAGAGTGGATGCGGTTGCCCCGTCTTGGGGTAATGGGGCACTTCGCCCCCTGGTGTCAAAGACGTAGAGTGATGTAGGTGTTTCCAACAGCAAGATCCTCATGTCTTGATATTCTACTGTAAAAAGATTTCACTTGGGGTTTGGGGGTGGTGTGGTCACATCCTTTGGGCCACATCTGCATTCAGTTCCCATCATGTCATATTATGCTAACTCAGCCACTGCTAATACGGTTAATGGGCAATAAGCACACGCGTGGTTGACTTTGATGTACCTTGGTGGTACTGGAAAGACTCAAGATATTGCCCAGAGAAGTCAGGGAGAGTGCTGATTGGAGGAGCAAAGTTTGCCCTTAACCAATGAAATTATGCTGAGCTGGTtcagtgaatttttttttcgtCTTTTTTTAATGCCGGTAGCGCTGCTGTGAGTTTTGAAATCATACATAATTTCATGTGCCCTGCATTTACATATACAAATTACAAAGAAATTGCTCCAGCTTATTTCTAAATGCTAACAATTATTTAGTTGTGCGATGAATAGGACAATGTATTTCTACAAAGGCTGTTGGAGGAAATGAGGTTAAGGCATCAATACTGTGTGAGACGGGTATCTGATCAGTGAAACAGGAAAACAAGATGGCTAGAAATTCCTGTAAATATACCAACACAAGATTACAACTTACCTTCACGGAGGAGAATATAGATACGCGAAATTAAAAATGCTCTTTTAAATGAAAAACCTTTGAACTTAAGAAGTGCCTCAAAGTTTTTCTCTGCTACCTTTTTGTATTGAAAGTTCACCTCTGTTGGTCTGAGTCTGCTAAAGTTAGAATCCCTTTTCAAATAATAGAATGAAGTGTATAGAGGTCAGTGCAGTCGATAAAATGTTCAAAGGGAATCCTTGGAACTATGATGTGGACATTTGTACACTCCCTTTATACCTAGTTAGTAACTAAGAAGGAAAGGCTAAAtgataaatctttttttttaaattcaagaTCATCCAGCCAATCAATTAAGTTTGCATAACACCAACTGTAATCAGTAGGATTCTTTTGGACTCAAACTAAGGTTTTATCTGAACCTCAGGACCCATGTCCTTGATCGTGAAACCAATGCCTGCTgagcttatgacatttaacaCAACAAAGCAGAACTTCATACCTAAACCGGAGGTAACAAAACAACATCCTTCATTTCCTTCA
Coding sequences within it:
- the c13h11orf58 gene encoding small acidic protein, coding for MSSTGDHPHGTKRPAEPHEASSAWESADLGNDERKQKFLRLMGAGKKEHTGRLVIGDHKSTSNFRTGAEDKKMNSELEQQYQQGLDGKLSGRNRRHCGLGFSESSSPAEITEGEQGTDSTEATDSQEAKEEEPSTESKAGDQEQSEDCTDGRKEEQKRVFKMAFVKSS